The proteins below are encoded in one region of Bdellovibrio bacteriovorus:
- a CDS encoding DUF429 domain-containing protein has protein sequence MPRSRLSGDGRKTRRSSVKKKTTKKSAVKKMAASSTASHAGEVHRFIGVSLSGGKSDKACVSVLEYYPKHKKVFLSRLVEKIKSDEVHSADFKILEIIQQYHQEIESVAFDVPFNPPFCLRCVPHCPGIEGCPEEHVKWMWDYTRKQHKKKKPRKLFTPYTQRCVELYLSTELEEPFNLQHAMGANTAPLLARAMFIKRRLVMPCIEVFPKLSVWRVGRSLNVMKSHLRFHKHSIGGDESRREILNALSSHNVAFVYDQDVKLMIENNHAFESFICALTAFLQFKGLTEARPEGFPRREDWIEFPKPSIKWDSF, from the coding sequence ATGCCAAGAAGCCGGCTTTCAGGTGATGGACGCAAAACCCGTCGATCCTCTGTAAAAAAGAAAACGACGAAGAAGTCTGCTGTTAAAAAAATGGCAGCTTCTTCCACGGCATCTCACGCCGGTGAGGTGCACCGCTTTATTGGAGTCTCCCTTAGTGGTGGCAAATCCGACAAAGCCTGTGTTTCAGTTCTTGAATACTATCCCAAGCACAAAAAAGTCTTTCTTTCCCGGCTCGTTGAAAAAATCAAAAGCGATGAAGTGCATTCGGCAGATTTTAAAATCCTGGAGATCATCCAGCAGTATCACCAAGAAATAGAGAGCGTCGCTTTTGATGTGCCTTTCAATCCGCCATTCTGTTTGCGCTGTGTTCCTCACTGTCCTGGCATTGAGGGATGTCCGGAAGAACATGTGAAGTGGATGTGGGATTACACCCGCAAGCAGCATAAAAAAAAGAAACCGCGCAAGCTCTTTACTCCGTACACCCAACGCTGCGTTGAGCTTTATCTTTCAACGGAGCTTGAAGAGCCTTTCAATCTTCAACACGCAATGGGGGCGAACACTGCACCTCTTTTGGCTCGCGCTATGTTTATCAAACGGCGTTTGGTCATGCCATGTATTGAGGTGTTTCCGAAGTTATCGGTCTGGAGAGTCGGGCGTTCTTTGAACGTGATGAAAAGCCACTTGCGCTTTCATAAGCACTCCATAGGCGGCGACGAAAGCCGTCGTGAGATCTTAAATGCCCTGAGCTCCCACAACGTGGCTTTCGTCTATGACCAAGACGTGAAATTGATGATCGAAAACAATCATGCCTTTGAATCCTTTATCTGTGCTCTCACGGCGTTCTTGCAGTTTAAAGGATTAACGGAAGCTCGACCTGAGGGATTCCCGCGTCGCGAAGACTGGATTGAGTTCCCGAAGCCTTCGATCAAGTGGGATTCTTTTTGA
- a CDS encoding DUF3015 family protein, whose protein sequence is MKLVNVVLVALLVSGVAHAQKKSGLLSQVSGQGYGSAGCGFGSIVMGSDGNQVLAATTNGTSGSQTFGISTGTLNCQQDGIFKSGREVPAFIEVNKLALANDAARGQGETLAGLANLMGCNSSAFAPVMKKNYNKIFVETNMQPAAIEANINAVVAQNNVCGA, encoded by the coding sequence GTGAAATTGGTAAATGTCGTTCTTGTAGCATTGTTGGTATCTGGTGTTGCTCACGCTCAAAAGAAAAGCGGTCTTTTGTCACAAGTTTCTGGCCAAGGTTATGGTTCAGCAGGTTGTGGTTTCGGTTCTATCGTTATGGGTTCTGATGGCAACCAAGTTCTTGCGGCAACTACTAACGGAACTTCTGGTTCTCAAACTTTCGGTATCTCTACTGGTACATTGAACTGTCAACAAGACGGTATCTTCAAATCAGGTCGCGAAGTTCCTGCTTTCATCGAAGTGAACAAATTGGCTTTGGCTAACGACGCAGCTCGTGGACAAGGTGAAACTTTGGCAGGTCTTGCTAACTTGATGGGTTGCAACTCTTCAGCGTTTGCTCCTGTAATGAAGAAGAACTACAATAAAATCTTCGTTGAGACAAACATGCAACCTGCAGCTATCGAAGCTAACATCAACGCAGTTGTTGCGCAAAACAACGTTTGCGGCGCTTAA
- a CDS encoding Lnb N-terminal periplasmic domain-containing protein, which translates to MLLSLLPLLFVHSWSASPIPDSSLAAKVLQISQAKKLSEDRQWKKLLHFERDTFFVTESQIDSPNFFLSANGKKDPHAELEATIQAFFQEPSADVNEHAQCKFPARYQWLKDHLKNESIAWKDLKCDRYLSFAKGMQGESVSLVFSSYYLNNPSSAFGHTFLRVNKAAGQDGQRHELLDYGLNYAAEADTNNAFLYGFKGLFGLFPGQFRAIPYYYKVREYNNAESRDLWEYELDIKPRAVSMLVAHVWELGPAQIDYWYLTENCSYHMLSILEAADPKVDILAHLDHYVIPADTIRVLWTKTSLIKSYKYRPSIRQVYFERGKILNKEEQQEFAELVHQIRTQDEIIYGKSFQDRTPESQAKILDAFIDFIDFQYSKEVQEAGREAQLKMRVLGKRSEISVEPQIIRIDPAPEERPHLAHPSGRWGVGYLHDTADKDLALLTHRFALHDRLDPAWGYPTYSQITFFDLGFSYGSSYNNPDEKRFELENFAAFELVSASPWSSLIPDHSWRFKLGIERTRNENFLPTHEGVMKLGGGWTFDYGTFDITAQVQGEVHYGPSLADNNFWVGAGPLWEVHYKVNAWWLWQGGLYYRRDSAWNKQDYFRSQIETQYSFTKSFGVRASYRNERFLEETSLQLFNYY; encoded by the coding sequence ATGCTTTTGTCGTTACTTCCTCTTCTTTTTGTACATTCTTGGTCAGCCTCGCCAATCCCAGATTCATCGTTAGCGGCGAAAGTGCTGCAAATCTCTCAAGCTAAGAAACTTTCAGAGGACCGTCAGTGGAAAAAGCTTCTTCACTTTGAACGTGATACGTTCTTTGTTACAGAAAGTCAGATCGATAGCCCGAATTTCTTCTTATCAGCCAATGGAAAAAAAGATCCTCATGCAGAACTGGAAGCAACAATTCAGGCCTTCTTTCAAGAGCCTTCTGCGGACGTGAACGAACATGCGCAATGCAAGTTTCCCGCACGCTATCAGTGGCTGAAAGATCATCTTAAAAATGAAAGCATTGCTTGGAAGGATTTGAAGTGTGATCGCTATCTTTCTTTTGCAAAAGGTATGCAGGGTGAGTCGGTTTCATTGGTTTTTTCAAGTTACTACCTAAATAACCCGTCATCTGCCTTCGGCCACACGTTTTTGCGAGTGAATAAAGCGGCAGGACAAGATGGTCAACGGCACGAGCTCTTGGATTACGGCCTTAATTATGCGGCAGAAGCCGACACGAATAACGCCTTCCTTTATGGCTTTAAGGGACTCTTCGGTCTTTTCCCCGGGCAGTTTCGCGCCATTCCTTATTATTATAAGGTTCGCGAGTATAATAATGCCGAGTCTCGTGATTTGTGGGAGTACGAACTGGATATCAAGCCTCGCGCGGTTTCGATGTTGGTCGCTCACGTGTGGGAATTGGGTCCGGCCCAGATTGATTACTGGTATCTGACTGAAAACTGCTCATACCACATGCTTTCTATTTTGGAAGCTGCTGATCCGAAGGTAGATATTTTAGCTCACTTGGACCACTATGTGATCCCGGCAGACACGATCCGTGTTCTTTGGACGAAGACTTCTTTAATTAAGAGTTATAAATACCGTCCTTCCATTCGTCAGGTTTACTTTGAGCGCGGAAAAATTCTGAATAAAGAAGAGCAGCAAGAATTTGCCGAACTTGTTCACCAAATCCGCACGCAAGACGAAATTATTTATGGAAAGTCTTTTCAAGACAGAACGCCCGAATCGCAAGCTAAAATCTTAGATGCGTTTATCGACTTCATTGATTTTCAATACTCAAAAGAGGTGCAAGAGGCGGGGCGAGAAGCGCAGCTGAAGATGCGGGTTTTAGGAAAGCGCAGCGAAATTTCCGTAGAACCTCAAATTATTAGAATCGACCCGGCGCCCGAGGAGCGTCCGCACTTGGCGCATCCTTCAGGTCGTTGGGGTGTTGGGTATCTGCACGACACTGCAGATAAGGATCTCGCACTTCTGACTCATCGCTTTGCTTTGCACGACCGTTTAGATCCGGCATGGGGATATCCAACTTATTCTCAAATCACTTTTTTTGATTTGGGTTTTTCTTATGGATCTTCTTACAACAATCCCGATGAAAAACGTTTTGAGCTTGAAAATTTCGCGGCTTTTGAACTTGTTTCTGCCAGTCCCTGGTCTTCTTTGATTCCAGACCACTCTTGGAGATTTAAGTTAGGCATCGAAAGAACTCGCAATGAAAACTTTCTGCCCACGCATGAAGGCGTTATGAAGTTGGGTGGTGGTTGGACATTTGACTATGGCACTTTTGACATCACGGCTCAGGTTCAAGGCGAAGTGCATTACGGGCCTTCTTTGGCAGATAACAATTTCTGGGTGGGTGCAGGGCCTCTTTGGGAAGTTCACTATAAAGTGAATGCGTGGTGGTTATGGCAGGGCGGCCTTTACTATCGTCGTGACTCGGCGTGGAACAAGCAGGATTACTTTAGAAGCCAAATAGAAACGCAATACAGTTTCACAAAATCCTTCGGTGTCCGAGCGTCTTATCGCAATGAGAGATTCCTTGAGGAAACGAGTCTTCAGCTGTTTAATTATTACTGA
- a CDS encoding class I SAM-dependent methyltransferase, whose translation MSQSTAFPYLHGFSKDEQERLRKQARFGEYTVYQNINLASVQNLLEVGCGVGAQSEIILRRFPDLNLTGIDRSTKQLEAAQYHLSQMPFANGRFQLQEMDATSMKFSANAFDGAFLCWILEHVPDPIRVLSEVRRVLRPGSVIYITEVMNASFFLDPYSPNVSKYWMAFNEYQLTQKGDPFVGAKLGNFLMQLGYKDIQTEVKTWYLDNRSPQARKDCIEYWTELLLSASDQLVEAEYVSDEIVQGMKDEMAKVASDPNAVFYYSFVQAKAYT comes from the coding sequence ATGTCGCAGTCCACGGCGTTTCCTTACTTGCACGGATTTTCCAAAGACGAACAAGAGCGTTTGCGTAAGCAAGCCCGCTTTGGCGAATACACGGTTTATCAAAATATCAATCTGGCTTCCGTACAAAATCTTTTGGAAGTCGGCTGTGGTGTCGGTGCACAAAGCGAAATTATTCTGCGCCGTTTTCCTGACTTGAATTTGACGGGTATTGATCGCAGTACCAAACAATTGGAAGCGGCTCAATATCATCTATCACAAATGCCTTTTGCGAATGGCCGCTTTCAGTTGCAAGAGATGGATGCGACTTCGATGAAATTTTCTGCGAACGCGTTTGACGGCGCATTTTTGTGTTGGATCCTAGAACATGTTCCTGATCCGATACGAGTGCTTTCGGAAGTTCGCCGCGTTCTTCGTCCCGGCTCGGTGATTTATATCACCGAGGTGATGAATGCTTCTTTCTTCTTGGACCCTTATTCTCCGAATGTTTCCAAATATTGGATGGCATTTAACGAGTATCAGCTGACTCAAAAAGGGGATCCTTTTGTGGGAGCGAAGCTGGGGAATTTTTTGATGCAACTAGGATATAAAGACATTCAAACCGAGGTGAAGACTTGGTACTTGGACAATCGCTCTCCGCAAGCACGTAAGGATTGTATTGAGTACTGGACGGAACTTCTTTTAAGTGCCAGTGACCAGTTGGTGGAAGCAGAGTATGTTTCGGACGAGATCGTTCAGGGAATGAAAGATGAGATGGCAAAGGTCGCCAGTGATCCCAATGCCGTATTTTATTATTCTTTCGTACAGGCCAAGGCGTACACTTAA
- a CDS encoding CorA family divalent cation transporter, whose translation MKRFEHQWQDFKWVDCEAPSQENFVQLAEEFPIPLQVLSSCLDPEHLPTAEFYEKCLMIILRHQDLQAKPKAATMQELTTKLVLFIGKDFVLSVHRSALPCTSEKKDKAAFEKHTLNSLVKNLVLQTIKSFDIPLDHLDSKTDIIEERVFALKRRNILREGYTIKRKVSSYRKVFKFTADILNKVSNEVTIPLRDLNHVREPLEKLIFYADGIHEEITGLLNLHLSLMSQKTNEASYRTNEVMRVLTVFSIFFLPLNFIAGIYGMNFDNMPELHTQNGYYIILSVMLLVVIVITYWIFKKGWLKKDNL comes from the coding sequence ATGAAACGGTTTGAGCACCAATGGCAAGATTTTAAGTGGGTCGACTGCGAAGCTCCTTCGCAGGAAAATTTCGTTCAACTTGCAGAAGAGTTTCCCATTCCGCTCCAGGTGCTTTCCAGTTGTTTAGATCCGGAGCACTTACCGACAGCCGAGTTCTATGAAAAATGCTTAATGATTATTTTGCGTCATCAGGATTTACAGGCCAAGCCGAAAGCCGCCACGATGCAAGAGCTGACAACAAAGCTGGTTCTCTTTATCGGGAAAGACTTCGTGCTTTCCGTTCACCGCTCGGCCCTTCCATGTACATCCGAGAAAAAAGACAAAGCCGCTTTTGAAAAGCACACGCTCAATTCTTTAGTAAAAAATCTAGTTCTTCAGACCATTAAGAGTTTCGATATCCCTTTAGACCATTTGGATTCGAAGACGGATATTATTGAAGAACGCGTCTTTGCGTTAAAGCGCAGAAACATCCTACGCGAAGGTTATACAATCAAACGCAAAGTGTCCTCGTATCGCAAAGTTTTTAAGTTCACCGCCGATATTCTGAACAAAGTTAGCAATGAAGTGACCATCCCCTTACGCGATTTAAATCACGTGCGCGAACCCTTAGAAAAGTTAATTTTCTATGCGGACGGGATCCATGAAGAAATCACTGGCCTATTAAATCTTCATCTGTCGTTGATGTCACAGAAAACCAATGAAGCCTCTTATCGAACGAACGAAGTCATGCGTGTACTGACCGTTTTTTCGATCTTCTTTTTGCCTTTGAATTTTATCGCCGGTATTTACGGAATGAACTTCGACAATATGCCTGAGCTGCATACCCAAAACGGTTACTACATCATTTTAAGCGTGATGCTACTGGTGGTGATCGTAATTACTTATTGGATTTTCAAAAAAGGTTGGCTTAAAAAAGACAACCTTTAA
- a CDS encoding alpha/beta hydrolase, with the protein MTKFFKLRRTFLKCIALLSLTGCQSYFYFPMKEKLFDPAKIKMQPEDVFLKTQSGNTIHGWYFPATTVTESKGTLLFFHGNAENLTSHFLMFHWLPAKGYNYFIFDYPGYGLSTGKPSPESTVEAGMAAAEWLHLKKDSRPLIIYGHSLGGIVALRTVEEIKNEVPIRNVIIEASFSSYQQMARNVLSRRWFTWPLQPISYFVISDNYAPKSLADISPLPLLFIHGADDYAVELKNSEKMFAAARSPKEFWVIPGGHHGDLYELRNGELRDQLLAYLSKTLTVSK; encoded by the coding sequence ATGACAAAGTTTTTTAAGCTTCGCCGTACCTTTTTGAAATGCATTGCGTTGCTGTCTCTGACAGGCTGCCAGTCGTATTTCTATTTTCCTATGAAGGAAAAACTTTTTGATCCGGCGAAGATTAAAATGCAGCCTGAAGATGTGTTTTTGAAAACGCAAAGCGGAAACACAATTCATGGGTGGTATTTCCCCGCAACGACCGTGACAGAAAGCAAAGGAACTTTGCTCTTCTTTCATGGCAATGCCGAAAACTTAACGTCGCACTTTTTGATGTTCCACTGGCTGCCGGCCAAGGGATATAACTACTTTATTTTTGATTATCCAGGTTACGGTCTGTCTACGGGAAAACCTTCGCCAGAAAGCACCGTTGAAGCGGGAATGGCTGCTGCCGAATGGTTGCATCTAAAAAAAGATTCTCGTCCTTTGATCATCTATGGTCATAGCTTGGGTGGGATTGTCGCCTTACGAACCGTGGAAGAAATTAAAAATGAAGTTCCCATTCGAAACGTGATTATCGAAGCGAGCTTTTCTTCCTACCAGCAAATGGCACGCAATGTTTTAAGCCGTCGCTGGTTCACCTGGCCCCTTCAACCTATCAGCTACTTTGTGATCAGTGACAACTATGCACCGAAGTCTTTAGCAGACATTTCTCCGTTACCGCTTCTTTTTATTCATGGAGCTGACGACTACGCGGTAGAGCTTAAGAACTCCGAGAAGATGTTTGCGGCAGCTCGCAGTCCCAAAGAATTTTGGGTGATTCCGGGCGGACATCATGGAGACCTTTATGAGCTTCGTAATGGCGAGCTTCGGGATCAATTATTGGCTTACCTATCTAAAACTTTGACAGTGTCTAAGTAG
- a CDS encoding penicillin-insensitive murein endopeptidase → MKSRLFTLIFTLPLIITACAPDQRDQGSTPVTTYEPPRPTVVEQDGYKIARGATRLVDTNVVFDPTTKAMTLTGKIEYLPVQGQSLQMIDVDLAGLVDQEGFINLRSARKEVSLPQGVKLAAKATCLSEEGTCHSSFIDIYLYADGLIYHHQIESHQEAPKKDSGEEKKEEPTTPEQTEEELESEGGADEVDGDLGSYVGSVKEDIENLLDVKPEPKKEEPKKEEPKKEEPPKTETPKAPVPAPRPETPKKDEPKKEEPKKEEPPKTETPKVPVPIPRPETPKKDDPKKEDPKKEEPAADAKPEIKKVSQAIGPVNQGRLENAMNMLRYQETHEPAGFKVMRPARLTHFATNELGYIVAQMGLFTKKEIPGYVMSIGDLSREKGGKLGSHKSHQNGLDADVALFFNNKSFQGFFASAVAVDKPHANWMEEEQWKLFKHVVKTNLIDRIFIHKVLKKSLCNIAIKNGELQKGKNEGLAYETLRRLIADTDHHNHFHLRVKCSSAQVRCRQMAEPSHGSGCF, encoded by the coding sequence ATGAAGAGCCGTCTTTTTACTCTTATTTTTACGCTTCCTTTAATAATCACAGCCTGTGCTCCCGATCAGCGCGACCAGGGTTCAACGCCGGTTACGACCTATGAACCGCCGCGCCCTACGGTGGTCGAACAAGACGGTTATAAAATTGCTCGCGGGGCGACTCGTTTGGTGGACACCAATGTTGTTTTTGATCCGACAACGAAGGCCATGACTCTCACAGGTAAAATTGAATATCTGCCCGTTCAAGGACAGTCGTTGCAAATGATTGATGTGGATCTAGCAGGGTTGGTGGATCAAGAGGGCTTCATTAATCTGCGCAGTGCCCGTAAAGAGGTGTCTTTGCCTCAAGGTGTGAAGTTAGCAGCTAAAGCGACCTGCTTAAGCGAGGAAGGCACCTGTCATTCTTCATTTATCGATATTTACTTGTATGCCGATGGTTTGATCTATCATCACCAGATTGAGTCTCATCAAGAAGCACCTAAGAAAGATTCTGGGGAAGAGAAAAAAGAAGAGCCGACTACGCCTGAACAGACCGAAGAGGAATTGGAATCCGAGGGTGGTGCCGATGAGGTCGATGGCGATCTGGGTTCGTACGTCGGCAGTGTCAAAGAAGATATCGAAAATCTTTTGGATGTAAAGCCAGAGCCCAAAAAAGAAGAACCAAAAAAGGAAGAGCCCAAGAAAGAGGAGCCACCGAAAACGGAGACTCCGAAAGCGCCAGTTCCTGCTCCTCGTCCGGAAACTCCAAAGAAGGATGAGCCTAAGAAGGAAGAACCTAAAAAAGAAGAACCGCCTAAAACGGAGACTCCAAAGGTTCCAGTTCCTATTCCTCGCCCAGAGACTCCCAAGAAGGATGATCCGAAAAAAGAGGACCCTAAAAAAGAAGAACCAGCTGCGGATGCAAAACCTGAGATTAAAAAAGTCAGTCAGGCCATTGGGCCTGTGAATCAAGGTCGTCTCGAGAACGCGATGAACATGTTGCGCTATCAAGAGACTCATGAGCCTGCGGGTTTTAAAGTCATGCGTCCGGCGCGTTTGACTCACTTTGCAACAAATGAGTTGGGTTACATCGTGGCGCAGATGGGTCTTTTCACAAAAAAAGAAATTCCCGGTTACGTGATGTCGATCGGGGATTTGTCTCGTGAAAAAGGTGGAAAGCTTGGATCCCACAAATCACATCAAAATGGTTTGGATGCGGACGTAGCCCTTTTCTTTAACAATAAGTCTTTTCAAGGCTTCTTTGCTTCGGCAGTGGCGGTTGATAAACCTCATGCAAATTGGATGGAAGAAGAACAGTGGAAGCTCTTTAAGCATGTGGTAAAGACCAACCTTATTGACCGAATCTTTATTCATAAGGTTTTAAAGAAATCGCTATGCAATATAGCTATCAAAAATGGTGAGCTGCAAAAGGGTAAAAACGAAGGTCTGGCTTACGAAACCTTGCGCCGTTTGATCGCCGACACCGACCATCACAATCACTTCCATTTACGAGTGAAGTGTTCGAGCGCCCAGGTTCGTTGCCGCCAAATGGCAGAGCCCTCTCACGGTTCGGGTTGTTTTTGA
- a CDS encoding phosphatase domain-containing protein, whose protein sequence is MADWRDRSEMNGDVVFFRYVSEGMEKSHEEVFIWDLDKTYLDTTIDSLSGLMTTILERALNKKNIPGTNVLMQSLSEYRKQQKGYMYFPIYFITASPPQMEERISEKFSLDNIRPFGCFYKDNLANLRPGRFWRLTKQVGYKLQALMQLRTRLADNVRQICWGDDSETDAIIYNLYSDICSRRLGAHDIRTTLEGLNVTGEQVNTILDLQANIPEQDPVEKIYINLATDTDPDYYLKFGRRTLATYNTFQVALDLYQDHRLGLDGIYGVIQDMIYNYGYTPEELMKSFDEFIRRGVLGERAYQEVKPFFNEKGLLHNSYEPSVSPLKEKTVEDGRVYEMEGVHEPWIPERIDYLHDYR, encoded by the coding sequence ATGGCTGATTGGCGTGATCGAAGTGAAATGAATGGGGACGTGGTTTTCTTCCGGTATGTATCGGAAGGAATGGAAAAGAGTCACGAAGAAGTCTTTATCTGGGATTTGGATAAAACTTATCTCGACACGACCATTGATTCGCTTTCGGGTCTGATGACCACAATTCTGGAGCGCGCCTTAAATAAGAAAAACATTCCTGGCACCAACGTGCTGATGCAGTCTTTGTCGGAGTACCGTAAGCAACAAAAAGGCTATATGTACTTTCCGATTTATTTCATCACGGCCTCACCTCCGCAAATGGAAGAGCGCATCTCTGAAAAATTCTCTTTAGATAATATTCGACCGTTTGGTTGTTTTTATAAAGACAACTTGGCGAATCTTCGTCCGGGCCGCTTCTGGCGTTTGACGAAACAAGTGGGATACAAACTTCAAGCCTTGATGCAACTGAGAACCAGACTTGCCGATAACGTTCGTCAAATCTGTTGGGGAGATGATAGCGAAACGGATGCGATCATCTATAATCTTTATTCCGATATCTGTTCGCGACGTTTGGGGGCTCACGACATTCGCACGACATTAGAAGGTTTGAATGTCACCGGTGAACAAGTAAATACCATCTTAGATTTGCAAGCGAATATTCCAGAGCAAGATCCGGTCGAAAAAATCTACATCAATCTTGCGACCGATACAGACCCTGATTACTATTTGAAGTTCGGGCGCCGCACGCTAGCGACGTACAATACTTTTCAAGTGGCGTTGGATCTTTACCAAGATCATCGTTTAGGCCTTGATGGAATTTACGGCGTCATTCAAGACATGATTTACAATTACGGCTACACACCTGAAGAGCTCATGAAAAGTTTTGACGAATTCATCCGTCGCGGTGTCTTAGGCGAAAGAGCCTATCAAGAGGTGAAACCTTTCTTCAACGAGAAGGGATTGCTGCACAACTCTTACGAACCTTCTGTTAGCCCGCTGAAAGAAAAAACTGTTGAGGATGGAAGAGTGTACGAAATGGAAGGAGTCCACGAGCCTTGGATTCCTGAGCGGATTGATTATCTTCACGACTATCGTTAG
- a CDS encoding TonB family protein has product MAKNNWLISTLIILGLVSVGLSLFVATQTEKQKPGSRPLARIELNLGKVFVLRKNLTQKETLTRKSTLFALDSVETGVDGDATMEFDSAYRIRIPENSLITIDEESDRIVLILKRGDLQVENFGREGSVYISKDGIRWSATDYEMNYKKQAPAETLPDLAPAETSPTQPTPNIQEGLTSEFIQDTLKTHRGSFFKCYTQLLQKTPGVTGQASITFTIERTGKVNQAEIASSSINDAGFKKCLLEATRRVEFKSFNGDPISTVFPLRFE; this is encoded by the coding sequence ATGGCGAAGAACAACTGGTTGATTTCCACTCTGATTATTTTAGGTCTTGTTAGCGTAGGTCTTTCTCTTTTCGTAGCAACACAAACCGAAAAGCAAAAGCCTGGCTCTCGCCCCTTAGCGCGTATTGAACTCAATCTTGGCAAAGTCTTCGTCTTACGCAAGAACCTCACGCAAAAAGAAACTCTCACGCGCAAGTCGACACTCTTCGCGTTGGATTCAGTCGAAACCGGCGTGGATGGCGACGCGACCATGGAATTTGATTCCGCCTACCGCATCCGCATTCCTGAAAATTCACTGATCACAATTGATGAAGAAAGCGATCGCATCGTTTTGATTTTAAAAAGAGGCGACCTGCAAGTAGAAAACTTCGGCCGCGAAGGCAGCGTGTACATCTCTAAAGATGGCATCCGCTGGAGCGCCACCGACTACGAAATGAACTACAAAAAACAAGCTCCGGCAGAAACATTGCCAGACCTCGCCCCTGCAGAAACAAGTCCGACACAACCCACACCCAACATTCAAGAAGGCCTGACTTCTGAGTTCATTCAAGACACCTTGAAAACTCACCGCGGCTCATTCTTCAAATGCTACACCCAACTCCTACAAAAAACTCCCGGAGTCACAGGACAAGCCTCCATCACCTTCACCATCGAACGCACCGGAAAAGTCAACCAAGCCGAAATAGCATCCTCAAGCATCAACGACGCCGGTTTCAAAAAATGCCTGCTAGAAGCCACCCGCCGAGTCGAATTCAAATCCTTCAACGGCGACCCCATTTCCACAGTCTTCCCTCTGCGCTTCGAATAA
- the secG gene encoding preprotein translocase subunit SecG → MTTFIGILHIIVALVLIVLVLIQDSKSDGALGMGGASGSNSLLGATGAQSLAGKMTVWAAILFAVSCLTLSILTSSKTKSVVDSLPLPTAPAAAPATTETNGAAAVPAETPAATATPAASPAATPAASPAQ, encoded by the coding sequence ATGACTACTTTCATTGGAATTCTTCATATCATCGTTGCTTTGGTCTTGATCGTTCTTGTTTTGATTCAAGATTCTAAAAGTGATGGCGCTCTTGGTATGGGCGGCGCTAGCGGTTCAAACTCTTTGTTGGGTGCAACGGGCGCACAATCTTTGGCTGGTAAAATGACAGTTTGGGCAGCAATCCTTTTCGCGGTTAGCTGTTTGACGTTGTCTATTTTGACTTCTTCTAAAACTAAATCTGTTGTGGATTCTTTGCCTTTGCCAACAGCTCCAGCTGCGGCTCCTGCAACAACAGAAACTAACGGTGCAGCCGCAGTTCCTGCGGAAACTCCAGCAGCAACAGCAACTCCTGCAGCTTCTCCAGCCGCTACACCGGCTGCTTCTCCTGCTCAGTAA